The proteins below are encoded in one region of Archocentrus centrarchus isolate MPI-CPG fArcCen1 chromosome 13, fArcCen1, whole genome shotgun sequence:
- the LOC115790436 gene encoding extracellular calcium-sensing receptor-like, translating to MWSLLQTNFLLLILLYSYFSSAVFTSLFPSSCQLQGQFHLNGMHKSGDVILGGLFPVHLFSSVPDLSFTSEPQQPTCQGFYVLGFKLAQTMAFAINEINRNSNLLPNVTLGYTLYDNCVNLGIGFRAALSIASGREEQIILDDTCVGNPPVLAIVGDSSSTPSIAISNILGLYRVPMVSYFATCSCLSDRQKYPSFFRTIPSDAFQVRAMIQILKHFGWTWAGLLISDDDYGLHATRSLQSELNLSGEGCLAYVEVLPWEKNTDEFRRIVNVMRKSTARVVIVFAHESHMINLMEEVVRQNITGLQWMASEAWTAAAVLQTPQLMPYLGGTLGFAIRRGEIPGLREFLIQIRPILHHNSSSGNSMVNQFWEFTFQCRFAPAPAGWVEGGGALCTGQEDLENVNSEYLDISNLRPEYNVYKAVYALAYSLDDMLQCKPGRGPFSGNSCATLLMLEPWQLVYYLERVNFTTPFGDQVSFDENGDALPIYDVMNWLWLPDGSTKVQNVGEVKRSAFKGEELILDEDKIFWNFEFKKPPRSVCSESCPPGTHMVRKKGEPECCFDCIPCSEGKITNKSKDFWSNPQRDHCVPKKIEFLSYHEPLGICLTATSLLGTFICAVVLGIFIYHRRTPIIRANNSELSFQLLLSLKLCFLCSLLFIGRPRLWTCQLRHAAFGISFVLCVSCILVKTIVVLAVFKASKPGGGASLKWFGAMQQRATVLVLTSIQAAICTSWLVSSSPVPHKNTQYHNDKIVYECAVGSTVGFAVLLGYIGLLAFLSFLIAFLARNLPDSFNEAKLITFSMLIFCAVWVAFVPVYISSPGNHADAVEVFAILASSFGLLVTLFGPKCYIILLRPEMNTKKAIMGRGIES from the exons ATGTGGTCATTGTTACAAACCAATTTCCTCTTGCTCATTTTGTTGTATTCCTACTTTTCTTCTGCTGTATTCACTTCTTTGTTTCCCTCCTCCTGTCAGTTACAGGGACAATTTCACCTAAATGGGATGCACAAGAGTGGAGATGTCATTCTGGGTGGACTGTTTCCAGTTCATCTTTTTTCAAGTGTTCCTGACCTGTCATTTACCTCAGAACCACAACAGCCTACATGCCAAGG tttttatgTTCTAGGATTTAAGCTTGCTCAAACCATGGCATTTGCTATTAATGAAATCAACAGAAACTCCAACCTACTGCCTAATGTGACTCTGGGATACACTCTATATGATAACTGTGTCAACCTCGGAATTGGATTCCGTGCAGCATTGTCAATAGCAAGTGGTCGAGAGGAGCAAATTATATTAGATGATACATGTGTTGGAAATCCTCCAGTCCTAGCAATTGTGGGGGATTCTTCCTCTACACCTTCTATTGCTATCTCTAACATCTTAGGTTTGTACAGAGTACCTATG GTCAGTTATTTTGCCACATGTTCCTGCCTGAGTGACCGTCAAAAGTATCCATCCTTCTTTAGGACGATCCCAAGtgatgctttccag GTACGTGCTATGATTCAGATACTAAAACATTTTGGCTGGACTTGGGCAGGGCTGCTCATCAGTGATGATGATTATGGACTTCACGCAACCAGATCATTACAGTCTGAGCTGAATCTGTCTGGTGAAGGTTGCCTGGCTTATGTTGAGGTTTTGCCCtgggaaaaaaacactgatgaatTCAGGAGGATTGTGAATGTGATGAGAAAATCCACAGCTCGAGTTGTCATTGTTTTTGCACATGAGAGTCACATGATAAATCTTATGGAAGAG GTAGTGAGGCAAAATATAACAGGTCTGCAGTGGATGGCCAGTGAAGCCtggacagcagctgctgtacTGCAAACACCTCAGCTTATGCCATACCTGGGTGGTACACTGGGCTTTGCCATTCGTCGAGGAGAAATACCAGGGCTCAGGGAATTCCTGATACAAATACGTCCAATCCTACATCACAACAGTAGCTCTGGAAATAGCATG GTAAATCAGTTTTGGGAATTCACATTTCAGTGCAGATTTGCACCAGCTCCAGCAGGCTGGGTGGAAGGTGGAGGTGCACTATGCACTGGACAGGAAGATCTAGAAAATGTGAACAGTGAGTACTTGGACATTTCCAACCTCCGGCCTGAGTACAATGTGTACAAAGCTGTGTATGCTCTGGCATATTCCCTTGATGACATGCTGCAGTGTAAGCCAGGAAGAGGGCCTTTCAGTGGGAACAGCTGTGCCACTTTGCTAATGCTGGAGCCATGGCAG CTTGTTTATTACTTGGAAAGGGTGAACTTCACCACTCCATTTGGCGATCAAGTGTCATTTGATGAGAATGGTGATGCATTGCCAATTTACGATGTGATGAACTGGTTGTGGCTCCCTGATGGAAGCACTAAAGTTCAGAATGTGGGTGAGGTTAAGAGGTCAGCTTTCAAAGGTGAAGAACTCATACTTGATGAAGACAAAATCTTCTGGAACTTTGAATTCAAGAAG CCACCTCGATCAGTATGCAGTGAGAGCTGTCCTCCTGGTACCCACATGGTTAGAAAGAAAGGGGAACCTGAATGCTGTTTTGACTGCATTCCTTGTTCAGAGGGGAAAATCACTAATAAAAGCA AAGATTTTTGGTCAAATCCCCAGCGTGACCACTGTGTTCCAAAGAAAATAGAGTTCCTCTCCTACCATGAGCCTCTGGGTATCTGTTTGACAGCAACCTCATTGCTGGGCACATTTATATGTGCTGTTGTTCTTGGGATCTTTATCTACCATCGCAGAACACCCATAATACGTGCCAACAATTCAGAACTTAGTTTCCAGTTATTGCTCTCACTTAagttgtgtttcctgtgttcacTGCTGTTCATTGGACGACCCAGGCTGTGGACATGCCAACTCAGACATGCAGCATTTGGGATCAgctttgtgctttgtgtctcGTGCATTCTGGTAAAAACCATTGTTGTTCTGGCTGTGTTCAAAGCCTCCAAGCCAGGAGGGGGAGCTAGTCTGAAGTGGTTTGGTGCTATGCAGCAGAGAGCAACAGTTCTGGTTCTTACATCTATTCAGGCAGCCATCTGCACATCCTGGCTTGTCTCATCCTCTCCAGTTCCACATAAAAACACCCAATATCACAATGATAAAATAGTTTATGAGTGTGCAGTTGGGTCCACTGTTGGTTTTGCAGTCTTATTGGGTTATATTGGTTTGCTGGCTTTCCTCAGTTTTCTAATTGCATTCCTGGCAAGGAATCTTCCTGATAGCTTTAATGAGGCCAAGCTCATCACATTCAGCATGCTGATCTTCTGTGCTGTGTGGGTGGCCTTTGTTCCTGTTTATATCAGCTCACCAGGAAACCATGCAGATGCAGTGGAGGTATTTGCCATCCTGGCCTCAAGTTTTGGCCTTCTGGTCACACTGTTTGGACCCAAATGTTACATAATCCTGCTGAGACCAGAGATGAACACAAAGAAGGCCATTATGGGTCGTGGCATCGAAtcataa
- the LOC115790437 gene encoding extracellular calcium-sensing receptor-like codes for MSLKVFTLLFPSSCQLQGQFHLNGMHKSGDVILGGLFPFHLFSAVPDLSFTSEPQQSTCQGFYVLGFKLAQTMAFAINEINRNSNLLPNVTLGYTVYDNCVNLGIGLRAALSLASGQEEQIILDNTCLGNPPIIGIVGDSYSTSSIAISNILGLYRVPMVSYFATCSCLSDHRKYPSFFRTIPSDAFQVRAMIQILKHFDWTWAGLLISDDDYGLHAARCFQSELNLSGEGCLAYFEVLPSEKNTDEFRRIVDVMKKSTARVVIVFAHESEMINLMEEVVRQNLTGLQWMASEAWTAAAVLQTPQLMPYLGGTLGITIRRGEIPGLREFLLQIRPIRHHNSSYGNSMVRVNQFWEFTFQCRFAPAPAGWVEGGGALCTGQEDLENVNSEYLDISNLRPEYNVYKAVYALAYSLDDMLQCKPGRGPFSGDSCATLLKLEPWQLVYYLERVNFTTPFGDQVSFDENGDVLPIYDVMNWLWLPDGSTKVQNVGEVKRSAFKDEELILDEDKIFWNFEFNKPPRSICSESCPPGTHMVRKKGEPECCFDCIPCSEGKITNKSNSLECTSCPEDFWSNPRRDHCVPKRTEFLSYHEPLGISLTATSLLGTLICAVVLGIFIYHCRTPIIRANNSELSFQLLLSLKLCFLCSLLFIGRPRLWTCQLRHAAFGISFVLCVSCILVKTMVVLAVFKASKPGGGASLKWFGAMQQRGTVLVLTSVQAAICTTWLVSSSPVPHKNTQYHNDKIVYECAVGSTVGFAVLLGYIGLLAFLSFLIAFLARNLPDSFNEAKLITFSMLIFCAVWVAFVPVYISSPGNHADAVEVFAILASSFGLLVTLFGPKCYIILLRPEMNTKKAIMGRGIES; via the exons ATGTCTCTGAAAG TATTCACTTTATTGTTTCCCTCCTCTTGTCAGTTACAGGGACAATTTCACCTAAATGGGATGCACAAGAGTGGAGATGTCATTCTGGGTGGACTGTTTCCATTCcatcttttttcagctgttcctgATCTGTCATTTACCTCAGAACCACAACAGTCTACATGCCAAGG tttttatgttcTAGGATTTAAGCTCGCTCAAACCATGGCCTTTGCTATTAATGAGATCAACAGAAACTCCAACCTACTGCCTAATGTGACTCTGGGATACACTGTATATGATAACTGTGTCAACCTCGGAATTGGATTACGTGCAGCATTGTCATTAGCAAGTGGTCAAGAGGAACAAATTATATTAGATAATACATGTCTTGGAAATCCTCCAATCATAGGAATTGTGGGTGACTCTTATTCTACATCTTCTATTGCTATCTCTAACATCTTAGGTTTGTACAGAGTACCTATG GTGAGTTACTTTGCCACATGTTCCTGCCTGAGTGACCATCGAAAGTATCCATCCTTCTTTAGGACGATCCCAAGtgatgctttccag GTACGTGCTATGATTCAGATTCTTAAACATTTCGACTGGACTTGGGCAGGTCTGCTCATCAGTGATGATGATTATGGACTTCATGCAGCCAGATGCTTCCAATCTGAGCTGAATCTGTCTGGTGAAGGCTGCCTGGCTTACTTTGAGGTTTTGCCCTCggaaaaaaacacagatgaatTCAGAAGGATTGTGGATGTGATGAAAAAATCCACAGCTCGAGTTGTTATTGTCTTTGCACATGAGAGTGAGATGATAAATCTTATGGAAGAG GTAGTGCGGCAGAATCTAACAGGTCTGCAGTGGATGGCCAGTGAAGCCtggacagcagctgctgtgctgCAAACACCTCAGCTTATGCCATACCTGGGTGGTACACTGGGCATCACCATTCGTCGAGGAGAAATACCAGGGCTCAGAGAATTCCTGTTACAAATACGTCCGATCCGACATCACAACAGTAGCTATGGAAATAGCATGGTGAGA GTAAATCAGTTTTGGGAATTCACATTTCAGTGCAGATTTGCACCTGCTCCAGCAGGCTGGGTGGAAGGTGGAGGTGCACTATGCACTGGACAAGAAGATCTAGAAAATGTGAACAGTGAGTACTTGGACATTTCCAACCTCCGGCCTGAGTACAATGTGTACAAAGCTGTGTATGCTCTGGCATATTCCCTTGATGACATGCTGCAGTGTAAGCCAGGAAGAGGGCCTTTCAGTGGGGACAGCTGTGCCACTTTGCTAAAGCTGGAGCCATGGCAG CTTGTTTATTACTTGGAAAGGGTGAACTTCACCACTCCATTTGGTGATCAAGTATCATTTGATGAGAATGGTGATGTATTGCCAATTTACGATGTGATGAACTGGTTGTGGCTCCCTGATGGAAGCACTAAAGTTCAGAATGTGGGTGAGGTTAAGAGGTCAGCTTTCAAAGATGAAGAACTCATACTTGATGAAGACAAAATCTTCTGGAACTTTGAATTCAATAAG CCACCTCGATCAATATGCAGTGAGAGCTGTCCTCCTGGTACCCACATGGTTAGAAAGAAAGGGGAACCTGAATGCTGTTTTGACTGCATCCCTTGTTCAGAGGGAAAAATCACTAATAAAAGCA ACTCCTTGGAGTGCACCAGTTGTCCAGAGGATTTTTGGTCAAACCCCCGGCGTGACCACTGTGTTCCTAAGAGGACAGAATTCCTCTCCTACCATGAGCCTCTGGGTATCAGTTTGACAGCAACCTCATTGCTGGGCACATTAATATGTGCTGTTGTTCTTGGGATCTTTATCTACCATTGCAGAACACCTATAATACGTGCCAACAATTCAGAGCTTAGTTTCCAGCTATTGCTCTCACTTAagttgtgtttcctgtgttccctgctgTTCATCGGACGACCCAGGCTCTGGACATGCCAACTCAGGCATGCAGCATTTGGGATCAgctttgtgctttgtgtctcaTGCATCCTGGTAAAAACCATGGTTGTTCTGGCTGTGTTCAAAGCCTCCAAGCCAGGAGGGGGAGCCAGTCTGAAGTGGTTTGGTGCTATGCAGCAGAGAGGAACAGTTCTGGTTCTTACATCTGTTCAGGCAGCCATCTGCACTACCTGGCTTGTCTCTTCCTCTCCAGTTCCACATAAAAACACCCAATATCACAATGATAAAATAGTTTATGAGTGTGCAGTTGGGTCCACTGTTGGTTTTGCAGTCTTATTGGGTTATATTGGTTTGCTGGCTTTCCTCAGTTTTCTAATTGCATTCCTGGCAAGGAATCTTCCTGATAGCTTTAATGAGGCCAAGCTCATCACATTCAGCATGCTGATCTTCTGTGCTGTGTGGGTGGCCTTTGTTCCTGTTTATATCAGCTCACCAGGAAACCATGCAGATGCAGTGGAGGTATTTGCCATCCTGGCCTCAAGTTTTGGCCTTCTGGTCACACTGTTTGGACCCAAATGTTACATAATCCTGTTGAGACCAGAGATGAACACAAAGAAGGCCATTATGGGTCGTGGCATCGAAtcataa